One genomic region from Spiroplasma endosymbiont of Polydrusus cervinus encodes:
- a CDS encoding prolipoprotein diacylglyceryl transferase: MNLTTWIVHDTYGNWFRPYWLFIFCAFAITIILSWVNFRKRDIPTQGFYWGIFVITPIALLGASLFGKYDVKNPILFFNLFAFWEPGMSIHGGLIFGLITGWIWFGFESRKHNISLWVYADLIVPNILLAQAIGRWGNFFNHELLGSPIAREQLVWLPSFIRDNLFKWYVPTPLPDHFHPTEAIGLNGSGVDPTDFVNVQYFQPIFLYESFANILLWILIVIALPLIFRYSYYWRFKKEEPDFRKLSWKGVSAKWYYDVKPDPTIVTNLSQQVNLHKVYFKNKHKMTKKQVMKAKWKYCGARLKQIFTADVRALEKIENPHQLKIVRCGVKAGMYIAGYNLIRIILETQRNDHDLFLKNMRTLDYIILSLMIVVGIILILFVQWITVRKWRKGGWLYEKQY; this comes from the coding sequence GTGAATTTAACAACATGAATTGTCCATGATACTTATGGAAATTGATTTCGTCCATATTGACTTTTTATTTTTTGTGCTTTTGCAATTACTATTATTTTGTCGTGGGTTAATTTTCGGAAACGTGATATTCCAACCCAAGGTTTTTATTGAGGAATTTTTGTCATTACCCCAATTGCTTTATTAGGAGCGAGTTTGTTTGGCAAATATGATGTTAAGAATCCAATTTTATTTTTTAATTTATTTGCCTTTTGAGAACCCGGAATGAGTATTCATGGAGGGTTAATTTTTGGTTTAATTACTGGTTGAATTTGATTTGGGTTTGAATCACGAAAGCATAATATTTCATTATGAGTTTATGCTGATTTAATTGTGCCAAATATTTTATTAGCTCAGGCGATTGGTCGTTGAGGGAACTTTTTTAATCATGAGTTGTTAGGAAGTCCAATTGCTCGGGAACAGTTAGTGTGATTGCCAAGTTTTATTCGGGACAACCTTTTTAAATGATATGTTCCAACACCACTGCCCGATCATTTTCATCCAACCGAGGCAATTGGTTTAAATGGCAGTGGTGTTGACCCCACTGATTTTGTTAATGTTCAATATTTTCAACCAATATTTTTATATGAATCATTTGCGAATATTTTACTGTGAATTTTAATTGTGATTGCATTACCGTTAATATTTCGTTATAGTTATTATTGACGGTTTAAAAAAGAAGAACCCGATTTTAGAAAGTTATCGTGAAAAGGTGTTTCGGCAAAATGATATTATGATGTAAAACCTGATCCAACGATTGTTACTAACTTATCACAGCAAGTAAATTTACATAAAGTTTATTTTAAAAATAAACATAAGATGACAAAAAAGCAAGTGATGAAAGCTAAATGAAAATATTGTGGGGCAAGGTTAAAACAAATTTTTACAGCAGATGTTCGTGCATTAGAAAAAATAGAAAATCCACATCAATTAAAGATTGTGCGTTGTGGTGTTAAAGCGGGAATGTACATTGCTGGTTATAATTTAATTCGGATAATTTTAGAAACACAACGAAATGACCATGATTTATTTTTAAAAAATATGCGAACATTAGACTATATTATTCTTAGTTTAATGATTGTTGTTGGTATTATTTTAATATTATTTGTCCAATGGATAACTGTTAGAAAATGAAGAAAAGGCGGATGATTATATGAAAAACAATACTAA
- a CDS encoding NAD(P)/FAD-dependent oxidoreductase yields MKNNTNEIYDILVIGAGPGGMTAAIYGARAMAKIAMIEKGAPGGKVTKTSEIENYPGFESIQGPDLAIKMFQQTQKLKIPYLADRVMNITKTDNLFKLDLFSKKEVLSKAVIAATGTVERKLGVPGELELEGRGVSYCAVCDGALYKGKDVVVVGGGYAALQESLYLARFVTKVNLIHRRDKFRADNNIVTKVKENPKINLIIDTIITEIKDVAEKCVTTVVIKNVKTAKIEQLAVSAIFPYIGAIPTSSFAAKLGVLDPEGYFIINNKCLTAIPGLYAAGDVTNTTLRQIATAVCDGAKAAQFALEYLDSCN; encoded by the coding sequence ATGAAAAACAATACTAATGAAATATATGATATTTTAGTAATTGGGGCTGGCCCTGGCGGGATGACAGCGGCCATTTATGGGGCTCGCGCAATGGCAAAAATCGCAATGATTGAAAAAGGGGCTCCTGGTGGAAAAGTAACAAAGACAAGTGAAATTGAAAACTATCCTGGTTTTGAGAGTATTCAAGGTCCTGATTTAGCAATAAAAATGTTTCAACAAACTCAGAAATTAAAAATCCCCTATCTTGCCGATCGCGTAATGAACATTACCAAAACAGATAATTTATTTAAATTAGATCTATTTTCAAAAAAAGAAGTATTGTCAAAAGCAGTTATTGCCGCAACCGGAACGGTTGAACGAAAATTAGGCGTGCCTGGTGAATTAGAATTAGAAGGACGCGGGGTTTCATATTGTGCTGTTTGTGATGGAGCTTTATATAAAGGGAAAGATGTCGTTGTTGTTGGCGGTGGCTATGCGGCGCTTCAAGAATCGCTTTATTTAGCGCGGTTTGTTACTAAAGTGAATTTAATTCATCGTCGTGATAAGTTCCGCGCTGATAATAATATTGTTACGAAGGTAAAAGAAAATCCCAAAATTAATTTGATTATTGATACAATCATAACCGAAATTAAGGATGTGGCCGAAAAGTGTGTCACAACGGTTGTTATTAAAAATGTTAAGACAGCGAAAATTGAACAATTAGCAGTGAGTGCGATTTTCCCATATATTGGGGCAATTCCAACTAGTAGTTTTGCTGCTAAATTAGGGGTCTTAGATCCAGAAGGTTATTTCATTATTAATAATAAATGTTTAACAGCAATCCCGGGATTATACGCTGCTGGGGATGTTACTAATACAACATTACGGCAAATTGCAACAGCTGTTTGTGATGGAGCTAAAGCAGCCCAGTTTGCCTTAGAATATCTTGATAGTTGTAATTAA
- a CDS encoding phosphoglycerate kinase has protein sequence MNKKELKDVQVNGKKVLVRVDFNVPMKNGQVTDDNRIVAALPTIKYLLGQKAKVILFSHLGKVKTAADLEKHDMVPVAKVLEQKLGQPVKFVNAFEGKELEDAINQMHNEDVILFQNTRFADIINSDGQISVDSDGKATTKRESKNDAALGKYWASLGDVFVNDAFGTAHRAHASNVGIADNITESCLGFLVEKEVKMLSQGVDNPVKPFVAIIGGAKVSDKIGVIEHLLTKADKILIGGGMAYTFFAAQGHKIGNSLLESDKVAIAKEFLAKGKGKIILPIDALEASEFDDVPSKVTIGVDIDDGYMGLDIGPKTIELFKKELADAKTVAWNGPMGVFEFKNYRIGTQAVCEAIAELEGAFILIGGGDSAAAAIQLGYKDKFTHISTGGGASLEYMEGKPLPGIEAVQNK, from the coding sequence ATGAACAAAAAAGAATTAAAAGATGTTCAAGTTAACGGAAAAAAAGTTTTAGTCCGTGTTGATTTTAATGTTCCAATGAAAAATGGACAAGTAACAGATGATAATCGTATCGTTGCTGCGTTGCCAACAATTAAATATTTATTAGGCCAAAAGGCAAAAGTTATTTTATTTTCCCATTTAGGAAAAGTAAAAACAGCAGCTGATTTAGAAAAACATGATATGGTCCCAGTTGCAAAAGTGTTAGAACAAAAATTAGGGCAACCAGTTAAATTTGTTAATGCTTTTGAAGGCAAAGAATTAGAAGATGCGATTAATCAAATGCATAATGAGGATGTTATTTTATTCCAAAATACCCGCTTTGCGGACATTATTAATAGTGATGGTCAAATTAGTGTTGATAGTGATGGAAAAGCAACTACAAAACGAGAAAGTAAAAATGATGCTGCGCTAGGAAAATATTGAGCAAGTTTAGGGGATGTTTTTGTTAATGATGCCTTTGGAACTGCTCACCGTGCGCATGCTTCAAATGTTGGGATTGCTGATAACATTACCGAATCATGTTTAGGATTTTTAGTTGAAAAAGAAGTTAAAATGTTATCACAAGGGGTTGATAACCCGGTTAAACCATTTGTGGCAATTATTGGGGGAGCGAAAGTTTCTGACAAAATTGGTGTAATTGAACATTTATTAACTAAAGCAGATAAGATTTTAATTGGTGGAGGGATGGCTTATACATTTTTTGCTGCGCAAGGACACAAAATTGGTAATTCATTGTTAGAAAGTGATAAAGTGGCGATTGCAAAAGAATTTTTAGCAAAAGGAAAAGGGAAAATTATTTTACCAATTGATGCTTTAGAAGCGTCAGAATTTGACGATGTTCCATCGAAAGTTACTATCGGCGTTGATATTGACGATGGTTATATGGGCTTAGATATTGGGCCTAAAACAATTGAATTATTTAAAAAAGAATTAGCTGATGCAAAAACAGTGGCTTGAAATGGTCCCATGGGAGTTTTCGAATTTAAAAATTATCGAATTGGAACCCAAGCAGTTTGTGAAGCAATTGCGGAATTAGAAGGGGCCTTTATTTTAATCGGTGGAGGAGATTCTGCCGCAGCGGCAATTCAATTAGGTTATAAAGATAAATTTACCCATATTTCAACTGGTGGTGGAGCTAGTTTAGAATATATGGAAGGTAAACCACTACCGGGAATTGAAGCGGTGCAAAATAAATAA
- the pyrH gene encoding UMP kinase, whose amino-acid sequence MALQYKRVLLKLSGEALGNPNDLYDSNKIHDIAKQIVKLQKEGLQIAIVVGGGNIWRGNRADTINMNPISADYMGMLATVMNALALEAVLKNEGSENVVVTSKIQVSEVASPYLFKKAKAALEKGTIVIMAGGTGQPKFTTDTAATIRTIEIDADVMLMAKNGIDGIYDKDPRHNADAVRFDNISLNELQKQQLKVMDLTASSLAMEDNVKIVVFDINESDNIYRAAHGNARSTIVTGGKK is encoded by the coding sequence ATGGCGTTACAATATAAGCGTGTTTTATTAAAATTATCTGGTGAAGCTTTAGGGAATCCTAATGATTTATATGATTCAAATAAAATTCATGATATTGCTAAGCAAATTGTTAAATTGCAAAAAGAAGGCTTACAAATTGCAATTGTTGTTGGAGGCGGTAACATTTGACGTGGTAACCGCGCTGATACAATTAATATGAACCCAATTAGTGCAGATTATATGGGAATGTTGGCAACTGTTATGAATGCATTAGCATTAGAAGCAGTTTTAAAAAATGAAGGTAGCGAAAATGTTGTTGTAACTTCAAAAATTCAAGTTTCGGAAGTTGCTTCGCCATATTTATTTAAAAAAGCAAAAGCTGCTTTAGAAAAAGGGACAATTGTTATTATGGCCGGAGGAACTGGGCAACCAAAATTTACCACTGATACAGCAGCAACAATTAGAACAATTGAAATTGATGCGGATGTGATGTTAATGGCTAAAAATGGCATTGATGGGATTTATGATAAAGATCCCCGCCACAATGCCGATGCTGTTCGTTTTGACAATATTAGTTTAAATGAATTACAAAAACAACAATTAAAAGTGATGGATTTAACTGCTTCTAGTTTAGCAATGGAAGATAATGTTAAAATTGTTGTTTTTGATATTAATGAATCAGATAATATTTATAGGGCAGCGCATGGTAATGCTCGCTCAACAATTGTCACAGGAGGAAAAAAATAG
- the frr gene encoding ribosome recycling factor — translation MSQEVINQTKENMEKVIVSFENELVKIRTGRANPNMLSYIMIDYYGTLTPIQQLANIMVPEARQLVIKPYDRSIISLIVTAINKADLGLTPNSEADLIRLNIPPLIEERRKIMVKEMWKASEQFKISVRNERRDSNEHIKKDGDLNEDDKKYYEGEVQKLTDQFIKKIDEKATLKEKELREV, via the coding sequence ATGTCGCAAGAAGTTATTAATCAAACCAAAGAAAATATGGAGAAAGTGATTGTTTCCTTTGAAAATGAATTAGTCAAAATTCGCACTGGTCGGGCTAATCCAAATATGTTATCATATATTATGATCGATTACTATGGAACATTAACCCCAATTCAACAATTAGCTAATATTATGGTTCCCGAGGCACGCCAATTAGTAATTAAACCATATGACCGTTCAATTATTAGTTTAATTGTTACAGCAATTAATAAAGCCGATTTAGGGTTAACACCAAATTCGGAAGCAGATTTAATTCGGTTAAATATTCCCCCATTAATAGAAGAACGCCGAAAAATAATGGTTAAAGAAATGTGAAAGGCAAGTGAGCAATTTAAAATTTCTGTTCGTAATGAACGTCGTGATAGTAATGAACATATTAAAAAAGATGGTGATTTAAACGAAGATGATAAAAAATATTATGAAGGGGAAGTTCAAAAATTAACTGATCAGTTTATTAAAAAGATTGATGAAAAAGCAACGTTAAAGGAAAAAGAACTAAGGGAAGTGTAA
- a CDS encoding DDE-type integrase/transposase/recombinase has translation MKENNIQAEYVKRMRRKILIKQNRNKNIIKYPDLVNRNFNDIKERFSILFTDVTYLIWNGKKHYQSTILDGYTKEIIDVKWSKFNNNKLVIYNLNDAINKIKKIKKDLNKTIIHSDHGYQYTSKDYNSKCLDNKIIISMGKNYHCADNIIIESFHSLLKKGTIHNKNYKSHNEYINDVKKWNKWYSNQKEKYIINESL, from the coding sequence ATGAAAGAAAATAATATTCAAGCTGAATATGTAAAGCGTATGCGTAGAAAAATATTAATAAAACAAAATAGAAATAAAAATATAATTAAATATCCTGATTTAGTAAATCGTAATTTTAATGATATTAAAGAAAGATTTTCAATTTTATTTACTGATGTAACTTATTTAATTTGAAATGGTAAAAAACATTATCAATCAACAATACTTGATGGATATACTAAAGAAATTATTGATGTAAAATGATCAAAATTTAATAATAACAAACTTGTAATTTATAATTTAAATGATGCAATTAATAAAATTAAAAAAATAAAAAAAGATTTAAATAAAACAATAATTCATTCAGATCACGGATATCAATATACATCTAAAGATTACAATAGTAAATGTTTAGATAACAAAATTATAATTTCAATGGGTAAAAATTATCATTGTGCAGACAACATTATTATTGAAAGTTTTCATTCACTACTTAAAAAAGGAACAATCCATAATAAAAATTATAAATCTCATAATGAATATATTAATGATGTTAAAAAATGAAATAAATGATATTCAAACCAAAAAGAAAAATATATAATAAATGAAAGTTTGTAA
- a CDS encoding transposase family protein, whose protein sequence is MARKGQKFNKYTAYFRKMIVQEVKNNSISFIAKKYQINKKTVASWYENFKKGILNTNKGPKESFEKRDLNYYKVRYELLKKLHDFYN, encoded by the coding sequence ATGGCAAGAAAAGGACAAAAATTTAATAAATATACAGCATATTTTCGAAAAATGATAGTACAAGAGGTTAAAAATAATAGTATAAGTTTTATTGCAAAAAAATATCAAATTAATAAAAAAACCGTTGCTTCATGGTATGAAAATTTTAAGAAAGGAATTTTAAACACCAATAAAGGTCCAAAAGAATCATTTGAAAAAAGAGATTTAAACTATTACAAAGTTAGGTATGAATTACTAAAAAAGCTTCATGACTTTTACAATTAA
- a CDS encoding DDE-type integrase/transposase/recombinase, with product MKENNIQAEYVKRMRRKILIKQNRNKNIIKYPDLVNRNFNDIKERFSILFTDVTYLIWNGKKHYQSTILDGYTKEIIDVKWSKFNNNKLVIDNLNDAINKIKKIKKDLNKIIIHSDHGYQYTSKDYNSKCLDNKIIISMGKNYHCADNIIIESFHSLLKKGTIHNKNYKSHNEYINDVKKWNKWYSNQKEKYIINESL from the coding sequence ATGAAAGAAAATAATATTCAAGCTGAATATGTAAAGCGTATGCGTAGAAAAATATTAATAAAACAAAATAGAAATAAAAATATAATTAAATATCCTGATTTAGTAAATCGTAATTTTAATGATATTAAAGAAAGATTTTCAATTTTATTTACTGATGTAACTTATTTAATTTGAAATGGTAAAAAACATTATCAATCAACAATACTTGATGGATATACTAAAGAAATTATTGATGTAAAATGATCAAAATTTAATAATAACAAACTTGTAATTGATAATTTAAATGATGCAATTAATAAAATTAAAAAAATAAAAAAAGATTTAAATAAAATAATAATTCATTCAGATCACGGATATCAATATACATCTAAAGATTATAATAGTAAATGTTTAGATAACAAAATTATAATTTCAATGGGTAAAAATTATCATTGTGCAGACAACATTATTATTGAGAGTTTTCATTCATTACTTAAAAAAGGAACAATCCATAATAAAAATTATAAATCTCATAATGAATATATTAATGATGTTAAAAAATGAAATAAATGATATTCAAACCAAAAAGAAAAATATATAATAAATGAAAGTTTGTAA
- a CDS encoding lipoprotein, which produces MKKLLSILGTTTLTLTSVLGVVACSKGKSNKDDYFDSEINNIDPTIRNLVKYTSSIAKILISGRHENMNNYAFPTLQYFLNNVGNNLKGTFTTKSGKEVEIKKYVEEYKALNNISYNPWKATSTTYQPEWNIYNLMSTMVAMTDFSKWNTTKNQGRPTTKTDTTGRYEDFQVNQNLAWAQYDTGALANTLSQKSDSVLAYIQRIANWGGSYYDSSSQAYVSNILYHNSLSNPPTKEIMSYTDGKKEIQFGKAVANQSSALYDLFGLKYFDEAITMLMHFGPGLELPVLYSLAQLLPFAQNNRFGEKTAGIFLVAPFFILGQIREEFFDDSGNSKDASPLLEIFDRDTIDKTVLKVEKQSDGEVIEPNKQVDEMNLYGILNSPVIEKSIRGFGLGGEEQFLDLTNTTDKHTNTFLKWYAVLGNWFTAALTKEGSKFDVQKFNRIMTKTVYNGLLRFQGAIGLFAEDAVVALIRTLLQMLNAPNFDLFSLLKGISGLANWFYTSDSDGHYNLNINNVKTVENVYIEGKNKAGFKNNLAAVDINSEYAKFILDNYGFDKNTHKYKPGSLFDMIDIWSHGRNNTYPDHEAMHNFITQILDSQNGYIGDLTSQINTAMAQDWLDNIFLDRKWYITATETGVDGTKLGVVVTDGHITGVRYQLDYYGPKDASTKLGLHKKPLGYNDPVSGNSPSYVEQIKDANQRHNITPEGQTWSEQDWFDYDGMGNEYLANSEKIKYSYVVEFQNQARFLYNLGIKDDLTKNAYLLSDFSWYYNNVRYY; this is translated from the coding sequence ATGAAAAAATTACTTTCAATTTTAGGGACAACAACTTTAACATTAACATCTGTGTTAGGAGTAGTTGCTTGTTCAAAAGGAAAAAGTAACAAGGATGATTATTTTGATAGCGAAATTAATAATATTGATCCGACAATTCGTAATTTAGTAAAATATACTAGTTCAATTGCTAAAATATTAATTTCTGGACGCCATGAAAATATGAATAATTATGCATTTCCAACATTGCAATATTTTTTAAATAATGTTGGAAATAACTTAAAAGGTACTTTTACGACTAAGAGTGGTAAAGAGGTTGAAATTAAGAAATATGTTGAGGAATATAAAGCGTTAAATAATATTTCTTATAATCCATGAAAAGCAACAAGTACAACATATCAACCAGAATGAAACATTTATAATTTGATGTCTACAATGGTAGCAATGACTGATTTTTCAAAATGAAACACAACAAAGAACCAAGGGCGTCCTACTACTAAAACTGATACAACAGGGCGTTATGAAGATTTTCAAGTAAACCAAAATTTAGCATGAGCGCAATATGATACGGGGGCTCTGGCAAATACATTATCACAAAAATCCGATTCAGTTCTTGCTTATATTCAGAGAATTGCTAATTGAGGGGGATCTTATTATGATTCATCATCACAAGCTTATGTGTCAAATATTTTATATCATAATTCTCTTTCAAACCCACCAACAAAAGAAATAATGTCTTATACGGATGGTAAAAAAGAAATTCAGTTTGGGAAAGCGGTTGCGAACCAATCTAGTGCATTATACGATTTATTTGGTTTAAAATATTTTGATGAAGCAATTACCATGTTAATGCACTTTGGGCCAGGGCTAGAATTACCAGTTTTATATTCGTTAGCACAATTATTACCATTTGCTCAAAATAACCGTTTTGGTGAAAAAACAGCTGGAATTTTCTTAGTGGCACCATTTTTTATTTTAGGTCAAATTAGAGAAGAATTTTTTGATGACTCAGGTAATTCAAAAGATGCTAGTCCATTATTAGAAATATTTGACCGTGATACAATTGATAAAACTGTTCTTAAAGTTGAAAAACAAAGTGATGGTGAAGTGATTGAACCTAATAAACAAGTTGATGAAATGAATCTTTACGGAATTTTAAATAGTCCGGTGATAGAAAAATCTATTAGAGGTTTCGGTCTCGGTGGAGAGGAACAGTTTTTAGATTTAACAAATACTACAGACAAACACACAAATACCTTTTTAAAATGATATGCTGTTTTAGGAAATTGATTTACAGCTGCTTTAACAAAAGAAGGTTCAAAGTTTGATGTTCAAAAATTTAATCGCATAATGACAAAAACAGTTTATAATGGACTTTTAAGATTCCAAGGAGCAATTGGGTTGTTTGCAGAAGATGCTGTTGTTGCGTTAATTCGAACATTATTGCAAATGTTGAATGCACCAAACTTTGATTTATTTAGTTTATTAAAAGGAATTTCTGGATTAGCAAATTGATTTTATACTAGTGATAGTGATGGACATTATAATTTAAATATTAATAATGTCAAAACAGTTGAGAATGTTTATATTGAAGGAAAAAACAAAGCTGGGTTTAAAAATAACTTAGCAGCAGTTGATATTAATAGTGAATATGCTAAATTTATTTTAGATAATTATGGCTTTGATAAAAATACTCATAAATATAAACCAGGGTCATTATTTGATATGATTGACATTTGATCACATGGGAGGAATAATACTTATCCTGATCATGAAGCAATGCATAATTTTATTACCCAAATATTAGATTCTCAAAATGGTTATATTGGTGATTTAACAAGTCAAATTAATACGGCAATGGCCCAAGATTGACTTGATAATATTTTTTTAGATCGTAAATGATACATCACTGCAACAGAAACAGGTGTTGATGGTACTAAGTTAGGAGTAGTTGTAACGGATGGTCATATAACAGGTGTACGTTACCAATTAGATTATTATGGACCAAAAGACGCTTCAACTAAATTAGGACTTCATAAAAAACCATTAGGATATAATGATCCTGTTTCTGGTAATTCTCCTTCGTATGTTGAACAAATAAAAGATGCAAACCAGCGTCATAATATTACCCCAGAGGGCCAAACATGAAGTGAACAAGATTGATTTGACTATGATGGAATGGGTAATGAATATTTAGCAAATAGTGAAAAAATTAAATACAGTTATGTTGTTGAATTTCAAAACCAAGCTCGCTTCTTATATAACCTGGGTATTAAAGATGATTTAACAAAAAATGCATATTTATTAAGTGATTTTTCTTGATACTATAATAATGTTCGTTATTATTAG